The following coding sequences lie in one Polynucleobacter asymbioticus genomic window:
- the dsbD gene encoding protein-disulfide reductase DsbD has translation MRLINKFIPVLAVFLFFIGNAFAAPEFLPPEKAFQAEATWAVNTNDIELEIFPAKGYYIYQESLHFKMGSQPNKLEAVKATLPAGIEKFDETFQKKMQVYKQAFLLTLDKKAEIGKPLYFELELQGCAEAGICYPPMTLKFLLAGPGVKASPIPEILDGVGAGNAAKKEFSLIDVWRERDDVNAISRFLESTPTGYLFLAFFILGLALAFTPCVLPMLPILSSIVFGTQGKQSISKTRASLLAAAYVLGMACVYALAGVLMAALGGSVQRALQSPVALIGFALLLLALSGSLFGLYELRMPHSWQQKVDQLAGRHKGGSFAGAFALGGISTLVASPCITAPLAGVLAFIAQTGSMSLGAGLLFVMALGMGLPLLFIAIEARILIPSTGMWMVWLQRTLGVLLVATAAWIASPLMQMNGGEVGKTIANGQRQHQIGKASFAVIDSSAQLDQFLSQAKEQKKLVLLDFYADWCISCKEMEVNTFANPEVNQELQKFVLLQADVTKNSPENQALLKRFGLFGPPGILIFDLNSEELKEQRVIGYMPPQRFAERLKKALGN, from the coding sequence ATGAGATTGATTAATAAATTCATTCCGGTTCTGGCTGTATTCTTATTCTTTATTGGCAATGCTTTTGCAGCCCCAGAATTTCTGCCGCCTGAGAAAGCCTTTCAGGCTGAAGCAACATGGGCGGTGAATACGAATGACATCGAGTTGGAGATTTTTCCAGCCAAAGGTTATTACATCTATCAAGAGTCCCTGCATTTCAAGATGGGCTCCCAGCCCAACAAATTAGAGGCAGTAAAGGCAACATTACCGGCAGGCATTGAAAAATTTGATGAAACTTTTCAAAAGAAAATGCAGGTTTATAAACAAGCATTTCTCCTCACGCTGGATAAAAAAGCAGAAATAGGCAAGCCACTGTACTTCGAGTTGGAATTGCAGGGGTGTGCTGAAGCCGGGATTTGTTATCCACCCATGACCCTGAAGTTTTTACTTGCAGGGCCTGGTGTGAAGGCTAGTCCAATCCCTGAAATATTGGATGGGGTGGGCGCAGGGAATGCTGCCAAAAAAGAATTTAGCTTGATAGATGTATGGCGTGAGCGTGATGATGTCAATGCCATCAGCCGATTCTTAGAAAGTACGCCAACAGGCTATTTATTTTTAGCCTTTTTTATTCTTGGCTTAGCTTTAGCGTTTACGCCTTGCGTTCTCCCGATGTTGCCTATTTTGTCGAGCATCGTGTTTGGAACACAAGGCAAACAATCTATTAGCAAGACCCGCGCAAGCCTCTTGGCAGCAGCCTATGTGCTCGGAATGGCCTGTGTATACGCATTGGCAGGGGTCTTGATGGCAGCCTTGGGTGGTAGCGTTCAAAGAGCCCTACAGAGCCCTGTAGCGCTAATTGGGTTTGCATTGCTGCTATTGGCCTTATCAGGCAGTCTATTTGGCTTATACGAGCTCAGAATGCCCCACTCATGGCAGCAAAAGGTGGATCAATTGGCAGGCCGACACAAGGGTGGCAGCTTCGCGGGTGCCTTTGCATTGGGCGGCATTTCAACATTAGTTGCCAGCCCATGCATTACGGCCCCATTAGCCGGGGTGCTGGCCTTTATTGCGCAAACAGGCTCAATGAGTTTGGGGGCAGGCCTCCTGTTTGTGATGGCCTTGGGCATGGGCTTACCACTGCTGTTTATTGCGATTGAGGCTCGTATTTTGATCCCATCAACTGGCATGTGGATGGTTTGGCTGCAAAGAACCTTGGGCGTTTTATTGGTCGCAACGGCGGCTTGGATTGCATCTCCTTTAATGCAAATGAATGGTGGCGAAGTTGGCAAGACAATAGCCAATGGTCAGCGCCAACATCAGATTGGAAAAGCCAGTTTTGCTGTAATTGACTCAAGCGCTCAGCTGGATCAATTTTTATCTCAAGCAAAAGAACAAAAGAAATTAGTGCTCTTGGATTTCTATGCTGACTGGTGCATCTCTTGCAAGGAGATGGAGGTCAACACTTTTGCCAATCCTGAAGTAAATCAAGAGCTGCAGAAATTTGTTTTGCTACAGGCTGACGTAACAAAAAACAGCCCTGAGAATCAGGCGTTATTGAAACGCTTTGGATTGTTCGGACCACCTGGAATTTTGATCTTTGATCTCAATTCTGAAGAGTTAAAAGAACAGCGGGTGATTGGCTATATGCCACCTCAACGTTTTGCTGAGCGCTTGAAAAAAGCACTAGGAAATTAA
- the rplQ gene encoding 50S ribosomal protein L17 — protein MRHGNGLRKLNRTSSHRLAMLRNMSNSLLEHEVIKTTLPKAKELRMVVEPLITLGKKDNLANRRLAFNRTRDRDIVTKLFTELGPRYATRPGGYLRILKFGFRHGDNAPMALVELVDRPEVEETAVAEEA, from the coding sequence ATGCGTCACGGAAACGGCTTACGCAAACTAAATAGAACATCATCACATCGCTTGGCGATGCTGCGCAACATGTCCAATTCTCTTTTGGAGCACGAAGTGATTAAAACCACTTTGCCAAAAGCAAAAGAATTGCGCATGGTTGTTGAGCCTTTGATTACCTTGGGTAAAAAAGACAACTTAGCAAACCGTCGCTTAGCATTCAATCGCACACGTGATCGTGACATCGTGACCAAACTCTTCACAGAGCTCGGCCCACGTTACGCAACCCGTCCAGGCGGCTACCTTCGCATTTTGAAGTTCGGCTTCCGTCATGGTGACAATGCACCAATGGCTTTGGTTGAGTTGGTAGATCGTCCAGAAGTTGAAGAAACAGCAGTAGCTGAAGAGGCTTAA
- the rpsE gene encoding 30S ribosomal protein S5, translated as MAKMQTKMQNEERDDGLREKMIAVNRVTKVVKGGRILGFAALTVVGDGDGRIGMGKGKSKEVPVAVQKAMDEARRKMIKVSLRKGTLQHTVIGKHGASRVMISPAKDGTGVIAGGPMRAIFDVMGVTNVVAKSLGSTNPYNMVRATIDGLSKMSTPSEIAAKRGKSVEEILG; from the coding sequence ATGGCAAAAATGCAAACCAAGATGCAAAACGAAGAGCGTGATGATGGTCTTCGCGAGAAGATGATTGCTGTTAATCGTGTAACTAAAGTGGTTAAGGGTGGTCGTATTCTCGGCTTCGCTGCACTCACTGTAGTTGGCGATGGCGATGGTCGTATCGGCATGGGCAAAGGCAAATCAAAAGAAGTTCCAGTTGCTGTTCAAAAGGCAATGGACGAAGCACGTCGCAAGATGATCAAAGTTTCCTTACGTAAAGGTACTTTGCAACACACTGTGATTGGTAAGCATGGCGCGTCACGCGTGATGATTTCTCCAGCTAAAGATGGTACTGGCGTTATCGCCGGTGGCCCAATGCGCGCAATTTTCGATGTAATGGGTGTAACTAACGTTGTTGCTAAGTCACTTGGCTCTACAAACCCTTACAACATGGTTCGTGCAACGATTGATGGTTTGAGCAAGATGAGCACTCCTTCTGAAATTGCTGCTAAGCGCGGTAAGTCAGTTGAAGAGATTCTCGGCTAA
- the rpsK gene encoding 30S ribosomal protein S11: protein MAKQQSASAASQRARKKVKKNVADGIAHVHASFNNTIITITDRQGNALSWATSGGQGFKGSRKSTPFAAQVAAEVAGKTAIECGIKNLEVQIKGPGPGRESAVRALNSLGIKITEIQDVTPVPHNGCRPPKRRRI, encoded by the coding sequence ATGGCAAAACAACAATCCGCTTCTGCAGCTTCACAGCGTGCACGCAAGAAGGTTAAAAAGAACGTTGCTGACGGTATTGCACACGTTCACGCTTCTTTTAATAACACCATTATTACGATCACTGATCGCCAAGGTAATGCTCTCTCATGGGCAACATCTGGTGGCCAGGGCTTCAAGGGCTCACGTAAATCAACACCTTTTGCTGCTCAGGTAGCTGCTGAAGTTGCTGGTAAGACAGCCATTGAGTGCGGTATTAAGAATTTGGAAGTTCAGATCAAGGGCCCAGGCCCAGGTCGTGAATCAGCAGTTCGTGCATTGAACTCATTGGGCATCAAGATCACTGAGATTCAAGACGTAACTCCAGTTCCACACAATGGTTGCCGTCCTCCAAAGCGTCGTCGTATCTAA
- the rpsD gene encoding 30S ribosomal protein S4: MARYLGPKAKLARREGTDLFLKSARRALSDKCKLDTKPGQHGRTSGSRTSDYGNQLREKQKVKRIYGVLERQFRRYFAEAERRKGNTGETLLQLLESRLDNVVYRMGFGSTRAEARQLVSHCAILLNGNPVNIPSIQVKPGDVVAIREKAKKQARITESLNLVGQMAAVTWVSVDAAKLEGTFKQVPDREDISGEINESLIVELYSR, encoded by the coding sequence GTGGCACGTTACTTAGGGCCTAAGGCCAAATTAGCACGTCGGGAAGGTACCGACTTATTTTTAAAGAGCGCACGTCGCGCCCTGTCAGACAAGTGCAAGTTAGATACTAAGCCTGGTCAACATGGCCGTACATCTGGCTCAAGAACATCTGATTACGGTAATCAATTGCGTGAAAAGCAAAAGGTTAAACGTATCTATGGCGTATTAGAGCGTCAATTTCGTCGTTACTTCGCAGAAGCTGAGCGTCGTAAGGGCAACACTGGTGAAACATTGCTCCAGTTGCTTGAGTCACGTTTAGACAACGTGGTGTATCGCATGGGCTTTGGTTCAACACGCGCTGAAGCACGTCAGTTGGTTTCTCACTGCGCAATTTTGCTCAATGGCAATCCAGTAAACATTCCATCTATTCAGGTTAAGCCTGGTGATGTAGTGGCGATTCGTGAAAAAGCGAAGAAGCAAGCGCGTATTACAGAATCACTCAATTTGGTTGGGCAAATGGCAGCAGTTACTTGGGTTTCAGTTGACGCAGCCAAGCTCGAGGGAACATTTAAGCAAGTGCCTGACCGCGAAGATATTAGCGGCGAAATTAATGAAAGTTTGATCGTCGAATTGTATTCACGCTAA
- the rpmJ gene encoding 50S ribosomal protein L36, translating to MKVLASVKCICRNCKIIKRKRVVRVICSSDARHKQRQG from the coding sequence ATGAAAGTTTTGGCATCCGTTAAGTGTATTTGCAGAAATTGCAAGATCATTAAGCGCAAACGCGTTGTGCGTGTGATCTGTTCTTCAGACGCACGTCATAAGCAGCGTCAAGGCTGA
- the cutA gene encoding divalent-cation tolerance protein CutA has protein sequence MTQEKSFELLIVLTTFASLEDAKKMAHQLIERSLAACVQIQEGVHSVYRWDGKVCEGHEVLLSAKTVADKWVDISHFIKSHHPYDLPELIAYAPEKYEAQYGKWVQAELK, from the coding sequence ATGACCCAAGAGAAATCTTTCGAATTACTGATTGTCCTTACTACTTTTGCATCACTTGAAGATGCAAAGAAAATGGCGCATCAACTGATTGAAAGGAGTCTGGCTGCCTGTGTGCAAATTCAAGAGGGCGTGCATTCCGTTTATAGATGGGACGGCAAGGTATGCGAAGGACACGAAGTTCTGTTGTCTGCAAAGACAGTTGCAGATAAATGGGTAGATATTTCTCATTTCATCAAAAGCCATCACCCATATGACCTACCAGAGCTGATTGCCTATGCTCCTGAGAAATATGAAGCGCAGTATGGCAAGTGGGTGCAGGCCGAGTTAAAGTGA
- the rpsH gene encoding 30S ribosomal protein S8, giving the protein MSISDPIADMLTRIRNAQAVQKPVVLMPSSKVKVAIAKVLQDEGYIDSFEIKGEAAKPVLHIELKYYAGRPVIERIDRVSTPSLRIYKGRHDIPEVMNGLGIAIISTPQGVMTDRKARANGVGGEVICYVA; this is encoded by the coding sequence ATGAGTATCAGCGATCCAATCGCCGACATGTTGACAAGGATCCGCAATGCGCAAGCAGTGCAGAAACCCGTAGTCTTGATGCCGTCGTCAAAAGTTAAAGTAGCTATTGCAAAAGTCTTGCAGGATGAAGGTTATATCGATAGTTTTGAAATCAAAGGTGAAGCAGCTAAGCCAGTGCTACACATTGAACTCAAATACTATGCAGGCCGCCCTGTTATTGAGCGTATCGACCGTGTTTCTACACCAAGTCTACGTATCTACAAAGGCCGCCATGACATTCCTGAAGTAATGAATGGCTTGGGCATTGCAATTATTTCAACCCCACAAGGCGTAATGACAGACCGCAAAGCACGTGCAAACGGCGTTGGTGGCGAAGTTATTTGCTACGTCGCGTAA
- the hemB gene encoding porphobilinogen synthase: protein MKSQANSLLNFPAHRPRRMRRDEWSRRLMQENHLSSSDLIYPVFLLEGKNQSQAVASMPGVNRVSLDLLFNVAEECVALGIPVMALFPVIDASLKTPDGKEAFNPKGLIPTAVRELKNRFPNLGIMTDVALDPYTSHGQDGVLDEQGRILNDETTAILVQQAVAQAEAGVDIVAPSDMMDGRIGKIREALEQKKLIHTRIMAYSAKYASAFYGPFRDAVGSAKNLGKADKKTYQMDCANTDEALREVVLDIGEGADMVMVKPGMPYLDIVRRVRDEFNYPTYAYQVSGEYAMLKAAAQNGWLDHDAVMMESLLAFKRAGADGILTYFALEAARLLKASK from the coding sequence ATGAAATCACAAGCTAACTCTTTATTGAACTTTCCGGCGCACCGCCCTCGTCGCATGCGACGTGATGAGTGGTCCCGTCGCCTGATGCAAGAAAATCATCTCAGCTCGAGCGATCTAATCTATCCAGTCTTCTTGCTTGAGGGTAAGAATCAATCTCAAGCCGTTGCTTCGATGCCTGGAGTCAATCGCGTATCTCTCGATTTACTTTTTAACGTTGCCGAAGAGTGCGTTGCATTAGGCATTCCGGTGATGGCACTCTTCCCGGTAATCGATGCATCACTAAAAACACCTGATGGTAAAGAAGCTTTTAATCCCAAGGGATTAATTCCAACTGCAGTACGCGAACTGAAGAATCGCTTTCCTAACTTGGGCATCATGACGGATGTTGCACTTGACCCTTACACAAGTCATGGTCAAGATGGTGTCTTAGATGAGCAAGGTCGTATTCTGAATGATGAGACTACGGCTATCTTGGTGCAACAAGCTGTTGCTCAGGCTGAAGCTGGTGTTGATATTGTTGCGCCATCAGACATGATGGATGGTCGCATCGGAAAAATTCGTGAAGCGCTAGAGCAGAAGAAACTCATTCACACTCGCATCATGGCTTACTCGGCTAAATATGCGTCAGCTTTTTATGGTCCGTTTCGTGATGCAGTAGGTTCAGCAAAAAATCTAGGTAAGGCTGATAAAAAAACGTATCAAATGGATTGCGCCAATACTGATGAGGCTTTGAGGGAGGTTGTACTTGATATCGGCGAGGGTGCTGATATGGTGATGGTCAAGCCTGGCATGCCTTACCTGGACATTGTTCGTAGGGTGCGTGATGAATTTAACTACCCCACTTATGCCTATCAAGTCAGTGGTGAATATGCCATGCTGAAAGCTGCTGCACAAAATGGTTGGCTTGATCATGATGCGGTGATGATGGAGTCATTGCTCGCATTTAAACGTGCCGGTGCCGATGGTATCTTGACTTACTTCGCACTCGAAGCTGCACGCCTTCTCAAGGCAAGTAAATAA
- a CDS encoding DNA-directed RNA polymerase subunit alpha — MQTNLLKPKIISVEALTANQAKVVMEPFERGYGHTLGNALRRVLLSSMVGYAPTEVAIAGVVHEYSTLDGVQEDVVNLLLNLKGIVFKLQSRDEVTINLRKEGPGVVTAKDIDLPHDVEIINPDHVIAHLSAGGKLDMQIKVEKGRGYVPGNMRQYHDEATKIIGRIVLDASFSPVSRVSYAVESARVEQRTDLDRLVMTIETNGVLSPEEAIRQAATILVDQLVVFAALESSEVSGDLAPSRSSMVDPMLMRPVDDLELTVRSANCLKAENIYYIGDLIQRTENELLKTPNLGRKSLNEIKDVLAARGLSLGMKLESWPPANLEK; from the coding sequence ATGCAAACAAATTTGCTCAAGCCAAAAATTATTTCTGTTGAAGCGCTTACCGCCAACCAAGCTAAGGTTGTTATGGAGCCGTTCGAGCGTGGCTATGGCCACACACTCGGCAATGCATTACGTCGTGTTTTGTTGTCCTCGATGGTTGGTTATGCACCAACTGAAGTAGCAATTGCTGGTGTTGTTCATGAGTACTCCACATTAGATGGCGTTCAAGAGGATGTTGTTAACCTTTTGTTGAACCTCAAAGGTATCGTATTTAAGTTGCAGTCACGTGACGAAGTTACTATCAATTTGCGTAAAGAAGGCCCAGGCGTTGTTACTGCAAAAGATATCGATTTGCCACATGATGTAGAAATCATTAATCCTGATCACGTTATTGCTCACTTGTCAGCTGGTGGCAAGTTGGATATGCAGATCAAGGTTGAAAAAGGCCGTGGCTATGTACCAGGCAATATGCGTCAATACCATGACGAAGCTACCAAGATTATTGGTCGCATCGTGTTGGATGCCTCATTTAGCCCAGTAAGCCGTGTTAGCTATGCTGTTGAGTCTGCTCGTGTTGAGCAGCGTACCGACCTCGATCGTCTCGTAATGACAATCGAAACAAATGGTGTGTTGTCTCCTGAAGAGGCGATTCGTCAAGCCGCTACCATTTTGGTTGATCAGTTAGTTGTATTCGCAGCCCTTGAAAGCAGCGAAGTTTCTGGTGATCTCGCACCAAGCCGCTCTTCAATGGTTGATCCAATGTTGATGCGTCCGGTTGATGATCTCGAACTCACAGTTCGCTCTGCAAACTGCTTGAAGGCTGAGAACATTTACTACATCGGTGACTTGATTCAACGTACAGAGAATGAATTGTTGAAGACGCCTAATTTAGGTCGTAAGTCTTTGAATGAAATCAAAGATGTATTGGCGGCTCGTGGCTTAAGTCTTGGCATGAAACTCGAAAGCTGGCCTCCAGCTAACCTCGAGAAATAA
- the rplO gene encoding 50S ribosomal protein L15: MQLNTLKPAEGSKKNRRRVGRGIGSGLGKTAGRGHKGQKSRSGGFHKVGFEGGQMPMYRRLPKRGFVSLTRRHVGQITLNDLAKINLPEVDLLVLRAHGFAGEQINAVKVIKTGELSIAVTLKGITATAGAKAAIEAAGGKLVDLV, encoded by the coding sequence ATGCAACTCAATACACTCAAACCCGCAGAGGGATCTAAGAAAAACCGTCGTCGCGTAGGTCGCGGCATCGGCTCTGGTCTTGGTAAAACTGCTGGCCGCGGTCACAAAGGTCAAAAATCACGCTCAGGCGGATTCCACAAGGTTGGATTCGAGGGCGGTCAGATGCCAATGTACCGTCGTTTGCCAAAACGTGGTTTCGTGTCTTTGACACGTCGTCACGTTGGTCAAATCACTTTGAATGACTTAGCAAAAATCAACTTGCCAGAAGTGGACTTGTTGGTTTTGAGAGCTCACGGTTTTGCTGGCGAGCAAATCAATGCAGTCAAAGTAATCAAGACTGGCGAATTGTCAATTGCTGTGACCCTCAAAGGTATTACAGCAACTGCAGGTGCGAAAGCGGCTATTGAAGCAGCTGGCGGCAAATTGGTTGACTTGGTTTAA
- the rpsM gene encoding 30S ribosomal protein S13, whose translation MARIAGVNIPNHQHTVIGLTAIFGIGTTRARKICETTGVAIDKKVKDLTDGDLEKLRDEVGKFITEGDLRREVTMSIKRLMDLGCYRGVRHRKGLPVRGQRTKTNARTRKGPRKSGVQLKK comes from the coding sequence ATGGCACGTATCGCTGGGGTAAATATCCCAAATCATCAACATACTGTTATCGGTTTAACAGCAATTTTTGGCATCGGCACAACACGTGCTCGCAAAATTTGTGAAACCACAGGTGTTGCTATCGACAAAAAAGTTAAAGACCTTACTGACGGTGACTTGGAAAAGTTGCGTGATGAAGTAGGTAAGTTCATCACTGAAGGTGACCTTCGTCGTGAAGTAACGATGAGCATCAAGCGTTTGATGGACTTAGGCTGCTATCGTGGCGTTCGTCATCGTAAGGGCTTGCCTGTACGTGGTCAACGTACTAAGACAAACGCGCGTACCCGCAAGGGCCCACGTAAGTCTGGCGTGCAACTCAAGAAATAA
- the infA gene encoding translation initiation factor IF-1, translating to MSKDDVIQMAGEIIENLPNAMFRVKLENGHVVLGHISGKMRMHYIRILPGDKVTVEMTPYDLTRARIIFRAK from the coding sequence ATGTCTAAAGACGATGTAATTCAGATGGCGGGAGAAATTATTGAGAATTTGCCGAACGCGATGTTTCGCGTGAAGCTAGAGAACGGACATGTGGTTCTAGGGCACATTTCTGGAAAGATGAGGATGCATTACATCCGCATATTGCCAGGAGATAAGGTAACGGTGGAGATGACTCCTTACGACCTAACGCGCGCCAGAATCATTTTCCGAGCGAAGTAA
- the rplF gene encoding 50S ribosomal protein L6 yields MSRVGKSPIPVPKGAEISINGANITVKGPLGTLTHNLHPSVGLKQEDGVLTVVLNNDTPEAGAQSGTARALVNNMVVGVTTGFERKLSLVGVGYRAAAQGESLKLQLGFSHDIIYNLPKGVKAETPTQTEIIIKGSNKQQVGQVAAEVRAYRSPEPYKGKGVRYVDEVVHLKETKKK; encoded by the coding sequence ATGTCCCGCGTTGGTAAATCACCTATTCCAGTCCCAAAGGGCGCTGAGATCAGCATCAACGGTGCAAACATTACTGTTAAGGGCCCATTGGGAACTTTGACACACAACTTGCATCCTTCTGTTGGTTTGAAACAAGAAGATGGCGTATTGACAGTTGTTTTAAATAACGACACACCAGAAGCTGGTGCACAGTCAGGTACAGCTCGCGCCTTAGTAAACAACATGGTTGTTGGCGTAACTACTGGCTTTGAGCGCAAGCTTAGCTTGGTAGGCGTTGGTTATCGTGCTGCTGCTCAAGGCGAATCACTTAAATTGCAGTTAGGTTTCTCACACGACATTATTTACAACCTGCCAAAGGGTGTAAAAGCTGAGACTCCAACTCAAACTGAAATCATTATCAAAGGTTCCAACAAGCAACAGGTTGGCCAGGTCGCAGCTGAAGTTCGCGCATACCGTTCACCAGAGCCATATAAAGGCAAAGGCGTTCGCTACGTGGATGAGGTTGTACACCTGAAAGAAACTAAGAAGAAGTAA
- the secY gene encoding preprotein translocase subunit SecY, producing MALAPTNTANIAQSGSKFGELRQRLIFLVLALLVFRLGAHIPVPGIDPDQLAQLFSGQKDGILGMFNLFSGGALSRFTVFALGIMPYISASIIMQLMTIVVPSLESLKKEGQAGQRKITQYTRYGTVFLATFQALGISVALQAQPGLVINPGLMFELNTVVTLVTGTMFLMWLGEQITERGLGNGISIIIFGGIVSGLPSAIGSLLELVRTGSMNILSALLIVVICVAVTYFVVFVERGQRRILVNYAKRQVGNKVYGGQSSYFPLKLNMAGVIPPIFASSIILFPATIAGWFTSGEPTNMFSRVIKDLAATLAPGQPVYTILYAAAIIFFCFFYTALVFNSRDTADNLKKSGAFVPGIRPGDQTGRYIDKILVRLTLAGAIYMVLVCLLPEFLVLKYNVPFYFGGTSLLIIVVVAMDFMAQVQSFAMQQQYGSLMKKANFKMGA from the coding sequence ATGGCACTCGCACCTACCAACACAGCAAATATTGCTCAATCAGGAAGCAAGTTTGGCGAATTACGCCAACGCTTGATATTCCTGGTTTTGGCATTGCTCGTGTTCCGTTTGGGCGCACACATTCCTGTTCCAGGTATTGATCCTGACCAATTGGCTCAATTGTTCTCCGGTCAAAAAGATGGCATCTTGGGAATGTTCAATCTGTTCTCAGGTGGTGCTTTATCTCGCTTTACAGTTTTTGCTTTAGGAATCATGCCGTACATCTCCGCGTCGATCATCATGCAATTGATGACGATTGTTGTTCCCTCGCTAGAGTCCTTGAAAAAAGAAGGTCAAGCAGGACAGCGCAAGATTACCCAATACACCCGTTATGGCACTGTATTCTTGGCAACATTTCAGGCTTTAGGCATTTCAGTTGCATTACAGGCGCAACCAGGTTTAGTAATTAATCCAGGCTTGATGTTTGAACTCAACACAGTAGTTACTTTGGTGACTGGCACGATGTTCCTAATGTGGCTAGGTGAGCAGATTACTGAACGCGGACTTGGTAACGGCATCTCCATCATTATTTTTGGCGGTATTGTTTCTGGATTGCCTTCAGCAATTGGAAGCTTGCTTGAGCTAGTACGTACAGGCTCTATGAATATTTTGTCTGCTCTGTTGATCGTGGTGATTTGCGTTGCAGTGACTTATTTTGTAGTGTTTGTTGAGCGCGGTCAGCGCCGTATCTTGGTGAACTACGCCAAGCGCCAAGTTGGTAATAAGGTTTATGGCGGTCAGTCTTCATACTTCCCATTGAAGTTAAATATGGCTGGTGTTATTCCCCCAATTTTTGCTTCATCAATCATTTTGTTTCCTGCAACAATTGCCGGCTGGTTTACATCAGGCGAGCCAACCAATATGTTCAGCCGAGTGATTAAAGATTTGGCAGCAACATTGGCCCCGGGTCAGCCCGTGTACACAATTTTGTATGCCGCAGCGATTATTTTCTTCTGCTTCTTCTACACAGCTTTGGTTTTCAATAGCCGTGACACAGCAGATAACTTGAAGAAGAGCGGTGCTTTTGTTCCAGGTATTCGTCCTGGCGATCAGACTGGTCGCTATATCGACAAGATCTTGGTTCGCTTAACATTGGCTGGTGCGATTTACATGGTTTTGGTTTGCTTGTTGCCAGAATTCTTAGTCTTGAAGTACAACGTGCCGTTCTATTTCGGCGGTACTTCATTGTTGATTATTGTCGTTGTTGCAATGGATTTTATGGCTCAAGTTCAGTCATTCGCAATGCAGCAACAGTATGGTTCTTTGATGAAAAAAGCTAATTTTAAGATGGGCGCTTAA
- the rpmD gene encoding 50S ribosomal protein L30, producing the protein MTTSNSKVKLQLVRSLIGTRESHRATVRGLGLGRINSVSELEDTPAVRGMINKVSYLVKVIG; encoded by the coding sequence ATGACAACATCTAACTCCAAAGTCAAACTGCAATTAGTGCGCAGCTTGATCGGCACACGCGAAAGCCACCGTGCAACTGTTCGTGGCTTAGGCCTCGGACGCATCAATTCTGTTTCAGAATTGGAAGACACTCCAGCTGTTCGCGGAATGATTAATAAAGTTTCTTATCTAGTTAAAGTCATTGGCTAA
- the rplR gene encoding 50S ribosomal protein L18 yields MNKDESRQRRARQTRIRIAEALANRLTVIRSNSHISAQVYSPCGTKVVAAASTMEKDLRQAIKNGGNADAAKQIGKLVAERAVKAGIVDVAFDRSGHRYHGRIKALAEAAREAGLKF; encoded by the coding sequence ATGAATAAAGACGAATCCAGACAAAGACGTGCTAGGCAGACTCGTATTCGCATTGCCGAAGCATTGGCAAATCGCTTAACAGTTATCCGTAGCAATTCACATATTTCTGCACAGGTATATAGCCCATGCGGAACCAAAGTTGTAGCAGCTGCTTCAACAATGGAAAAAGATTTGCGCCAAGCGATCAAAAACGGCGGCAACGCTGATGCGGCAAAACAAATCGGCAAATTAGTTGCTGAGCGTGCTGTTAAGGCAGGCATTGTTGATGTTGCTTTTGATCGTTCCGGTCATCGTTACCACGGCCGTATTAAGGCCTTAGCTGAAGCTGCGCGTGAAGCCGGCCTGAAGTTCTAA